A section of the Spirosoma pollinicola genome encodes:
- a CDS encoding SusC/RagA family TonB-linked outer membrane protein — protein MRKVLIGSWLLSLLFCLPLLAQDAAVTGRVTSSDDGSGLPGVSVVVKGTTRGTTTDVNGNYQINTGSNTTLTFSFVGFKPQDVVVGNRNSVNVVLAADASTLNEVVVTGFGIQRTEREIGTSIARISNSQITQAAPINVANGLTGKVSGLQVSTTNNGVGAGARLTLRGNRSFLGNNQALLIVDGVISDISFLSSINPNDIDQTTVLKGPSAAALYGSDASNGALIITTLRGTKNNKPQITYTNNTQFESISYMPGLQTQFGANGGEGVPFYDRNYARTYVPYENQQFGTPFDGSLQPLGYGVQIRDSNGNTRIDTLKIPYSAPSKDPRKAFFNTGVTQQHDISYRVGDNLNYFGLSLQRVDQKGVVPNDKYQRTNLSIKGGRSIDKFTTNAGMQFSYQNSNTENGDFNQNRPVYWNVLNQQPQAPLNSYPLNDITSPYGDVNGYYNAYYPNPYWQITGDNSRKVTNIYTLQGSADVSYKFTNWLSVLYRVGGQFYNSQLKAHIADVTFSDYATGDPWEAGNIASSAGGHTNATVQDATQLRTRFTGDLLVTVNPKFGDFTTRLILGQQTRQEYARSTYDYAGALVVPGTYNVANRLGNATLAEYNSQNRLLGAFGDFTLGYKEAVFIHASGRNDWTSLLAPSNRSFFYPAVDASVVLSEIIPGLKGNSILSYAKIRGSLSKVGQVNVAPYQLQNVFNPGTGFPFGSQAGFEQSNQQNDPNLKPEFTNSREVGLEVGLFDRFNLEAVYYNTLTTNQTVPIGISQATGYSTALINTGTMQNQGFELDLRSIRPLVNTGGFTWDINANFTYLESKVTDLYQDLPRINIPYGSDPYRPTLTGGASNVYAAKSYAYPALFVSDIQRIQSSDAKAPNYDPTGQYTGRPVVDATGYPILDPNLKYAGTTQPKYRFGFTNTFKFKGLTLAAVVEYRGGAVIYNALGNALEFTGAGVRSVYAGRQNFVFPNSVLVTNNPDGITTATVTPNTNVTTKDGNLVFWTNSGYHNAASSYVTSADFWKLREVVLSYNIPTKIIGYTKFIKSLNVALTGRNLIMLRPKTNVFTDPEFSGGTNANDTSNAVGTTTEYQTPPTRLYGFRLSFGF, from the coding sequence ATGAGAAAAGTTCTAATTGGAAGCTGGTTACTCTCGCTCCTTTTTTGCCTGCCATTGCTGGCGCAGGATGCGGCTGTAACGGGTCGTGTGACTTCATCAGACGATGGGTCAGGTCTACCCGGTGTAAGTGTCGTTGTTAAGGGTACAACGCGTGGAACAACAACCGATGTAAACGGGAACTACCAAATTAATACCGGATCAAACACAACGCTGACATTCTCATTTGTCGGTTTTAAACCGCAGGATGTTGTTGTTGGTAATCGAAACTCGGTGAATGTAGTACTGGCAGCCGATGCATCTACACTGAATGAGGTAGTTGTAACTGGCTTTGGTATTCAGCGTACGGAGCGCGAAATCGGGACGTCGATTGCTCGTATAAGTAACTCCCAGATAACACAGGCTGCGCCGATCAACGTAGCGAATGGACTAACAGGAAAGGTATCGGGTCTTCAGGTTAGTACGACCAACAATGGTGTAGGAGCCGGGGCCCGTCTTACGCTGCGTGGTAACCGTTCGTTTCTGGGAAATAACCAGGCTTTGCTGATTGTGGATGGCGTTATTTCTGACATTAGTTTTCTGTCGTCAATCAACCCGAATGATATTGATCAGACAACCGTTCTGAAAGGCCCAAGCGCAGCTGCTCTTTATGGCTCCGATGCCTCGAATGGCGCCCTGATTATTACCACGTTACGTGGCACTAAAAACAACAAGCCTCAGATTACCTACACAAACAATACGCAGTTCGAGAGTATCTCATACATGCCCGGTCTGCAAACTCAGTTTGGAGCAAATGGTGGTGAAGGCGTGCCATTTTACGACCGCAATTATGCCCGTACGTATGTACCTTATGAGAACCAGCAATTTGGTACTCCGTTTGATGGCTCTCTTCAACCACTTGGCTATGGCGTTCAGATTCGGGATTCGAATGGAAACACTCGAATCGATACCCTGAAAATACCGTACTCGGCCCCATCCAAAGATCCCCGCAAGGCCTTTTTCAATACCGGCGTCACGCAGCAACACGACATTTCGTATCGAGTTGGCGATAACCTGAACTATTTTGGGCTAAGCTTACAGCGAGTAGACCAGAAAGGCGTTGTGCCGAACGACAAATACCAACGGACCAACCTTAGCATCAAGGGCGGCCGGTCGATCGACAAGTTCACGACCAATGCAGGCATGCAATTTTCGTATCAAAATTCGAATACCGAAAATGGAGATTTCAACCAGAACCGGCCCGTATACTGGAACGTGTTGAATCAGCAGCCACAGGCCCCGCTGAACAGCTATCCGCTGAACGATATTACGTCTCCCTATGGCGATGTAAATGGCTATTACAACGCTTATTATCCGAACCCCTACTGGCAAATAACGGGTGATAACTCGCGCAAAGTTACCAACATATATACGCTTCAGGGTTCAGCCGATGTATCGTATAAATTCACGAATTGGTTAAGCGTATTATATCGGGTTGGTGGCCAGTTTTACAACTCACAGCTGAAAGCGCACATTGCCGACGTTACTTTCTCCGACTATGCAACTGGCGACCCCTGGGAAGCGGGCAACATTGCCTCATCGGCTGGCGGCCACACGAACGCCACCGTACAGGATGCGACCCAGTTAAGAACGCGCTTTACGGGCGACCTGCTCGTTACGGTGAATCCTAAATTCGGTGATTTTACAACCCGGCTTATCCTTGGTCAGCAAACCCGCCAGGAGTACGCACGTAGTACCTACGATTATGCCGGAGCCCTTGTTGTTCCGGGCACTTATAACGTCGCTAACCGGCTAGGCAATGCCACACTGGCCGAATACAATAGCCAGAACCGTTTGCTGGGTGCCTTTGGCGATTTTACGCTGGGCTATAAAGAAGCTGTGTTCATCCACGCATCGGGACGTAATGACTGGACGTCGTTGCTGGCTCCCAGCAATCGCTCGTTCTTTTATCCGGCTGTAGATGCATCGGTTGTACTAAGCGAAATAATTCCCGGCCTGAAAGGCAACTCGATCCTTAGTTACGCAAAAATCCGTGGTAGCCTATCGAAGGTTGGTCAGGTAAACGTAGCGCCTTATCAGTTGCAGAACGTGTTCAACCCAGGAACAGGCTTCCCATTCGGCAGTCAGGCTGGTTTTGAGCAGAGCAACCAGCAAAATGACCCAAACCTGAAGCCGGAGTTTACAAACAGCCGGGAAGTTGGTTTGGAAGTTGGCTTATTTGACCGGTTCAACCTCGAAGCTGTTTATTACAACACACTGACTACGAATCAGACCGTACCTATCGGGATATCGCAGGCAACCGGGTATTCTACCGCGTTGATCAACACGGGTACGATGCAAAATCAGGGCTTTGAACTGGATTTGCGGTCAATTCGCCCATTGGTGAACACAGGTGGTTTTACGTGGGATATTAACGCCAACTTCACGTATCTGGAAAGCAAGGTAACTGATCTGTATCAGGACTTGCCACGGATCAATATTCCCTACGGATCAGACCCTTATCGGCCAACCTTAACGGGTGGTGCCTCAAACGTGTACGCGGCTAAATCATATGCGTATCCGGCCTTGTTTGTCAGTGATATTCAGCGGATTCAGTCTTCCGATGCAAAAGCACCGAACTACGATCCAACCGGGCAGTACACAGGCCGGCCTGTAGTTGACGCAACGGGCTATCCAATTCTGGATCCAAACCTGAAGTATGCCGGCACGACGCAGCCAAAATATCGCTTCGGCTTTACGAATACGTTTAAATTCAAAGGCTTGACTTTAGCAGCTGTTGTAGAATACCGTGGTGGTGCGGTTATCTACAATGCACTTGGCAATGCACTTGAATTTACAGGAGCTGGTGTCCGGTCGGTTTATGCAGGTCGGCAGAATTTTGTATTCCCGAACTCAGTACTCGTAACCAACAATCCAGACGGTATTACAACGGCTACCGTTACACCCAACACGAACGTGACGACCAAAGACGGCAATCTGGTGTTCTGGACTAATTCCGGCTACCACAATGCAGCGTCGAGCTATGTTACAAGCGCCGACTTCTGGAAGCTACGTGAAGTTGTACTGAGCTATAACATTCCAACGAAAATCATTGGTTACACGAAGTTCATCAAATCGTTGAACGTTGCGTTAACAGGTCGGAACCTGATTATGCTCCGTCCTAAAACCAACGTATTTACGGACCCTGAATTCTCGGGCGGCACGAACGCCAATGATACCAGTAATGCGGTTGGTACAACCACCGAATACCAGACGCCCCCAACACGGCTGTATGGATTCCGGCTCAGCTTTGGTTTTTAG
- a CDS encoding SusC/RagA family TonB-linked outer membrane protein — protein sequence MRKFLLAQFILCLFAFPLLAQNRAITGKITSSEDGSVLPGVTVLIKGTNQGTTTNAEGAFQINAAKGATLQISFIGFATQSVTLDNQTTVNLALKPDASQLQEIVVTAQGIRKNQREIGYAISKVNTEDVTVGRSPQLAQALAGKVTGLAVYNVNNSVDPAVKIVLRGYRSLTGNNEALVVLDGMQTTSTILSTINPNDIESVSILKGGQAATLYGSSGINGALIITTKKGAKGKLKVNYSNSTNFEQISFMPQTQDKYGSGSHYATAFGTAGYKTDYLARMADNWRSYENQQYGDAFDGSLRIQGRTAEDGSQLLIPYSAVPNGRRKAFNTGVSVNNQVNFQGGDETSSFYMSIENQSVNGIVPGDKSNRTGTRLSATKEYGKLTASFNAGYVQGVYNRTSSDFYNNVLNQPANLPLSDLRNWQTNPLANPNGFYNDYYNNPYFEADNNRLNYKDANINGNLNLTLKATNWLSITNRVGIMNNSRTGKNTTGKFTYTDWAKSKSFIPAPFFRDGDGTGIYRAITDTPGSVLDYSGTENVINNEFQVQLSKDLGPLSNRLILGNSLYQRTTNNIGVGSNSIVVPDVYNVSNRQGILTGGQILTQERRLGYYADLTMNYKNYLIVNGSFRFDQTSKFYKPNRAANFWSYPYYGAAVSFIATDAFPSIKSEFLNYFKLRANYNKNANDNIPLYGLDLTYPNGTSFPYGSTVGLTVGNTLPDPNLKPETVYSSEIGGEFQLLNNRINVDVSAYTQNSKGQVITVRVPNSTGFQNLLINVGETKNWGYEAEVKYLIARGGKFSWDASVRYSYNDNKVVDLYPGINEFQIGGFSYANTNVIKDQRFPILKTDGYQYAPDNSGRVLVNATTGYPLRNTSLLPRGGVLPRHIAGLGSKMEYGNFGFTFNFEYRGGNVMFSDLGRQMTFTGTGKWTEDRAPHVFPNSAILNADGSVSANATNVREAEYSLWVDNYRLISENFVTPGWFIKLRDINLSYRVPQSLLTKTKLFSGASIAVYGRNLFTIVDKLNYYTDPEFSYQGNPTPGSQSTSTPTTNSSVGIGINTTGQTPPVRQYGVNINLTF from the coding sequence ATGCGCAAATTTTTACTGGCACAATTTATATTGTGTTTATTCGCTTTTCCACTGCTTGCCCAGAACCGGGCCATCACTGGAAAAATCACTTCATCAGAAGACGGCTCTGTGTTACCTGGGGTTACCGTATTAATCAAGGGTACAAACCAGGGGACTACGACAAATGCGGAAGGTGCCTTCCAGATCAATGCCGCTAAGGGTGCTACGCTCCAAATCAGTTTTATTGGCTTTGCTACCCAAAGCGTAACGCTCGACAATCAGACAACCGTTAATCTGGCCCTGAAACCCGATGCATCGCAACTTCAGGAAATTGTTGTGACGGCGCAGGGTATTCGGAAAAATCAGCGGGAAATTGGATACGCTATATCTAAGGTTAATACCGAAGACGTAACCGTTGGTCGTTCGCCACAGTTGGCGCAGGCCCTGGCTGGTAAAGTAACCGGTCTGGCTGTTTATAACGTAAACAACAGCGTTGATCCTGCCGTGAAAATCGTCTTGCGCGGGTATCGTTCCTTAACGGGTAACAACGAAGCGCTGGTCGTGCTCGATGGTATGCAGACAACATCGACTATCCTGTCGACAATCAATCCAAATGACATTGAGAGTGTTTCCATCCTGAAGGGTGGCCAGGCCGCTACGCTTTATGGGTCATCGGGTATCAATGGTGCCCTTATTATTACAACCAAAAAGGGCGCAAAAGGCAAGCTGAAAGTAAATTATTCAAACAGTACGAACTTCGAGCAAATTAGTTTTATGCCTCAGACTCAGGACAAATACGGTTCTGGCTCACACTATGCTACGGCTTTCGGTACAGCAGGCTATAAAACGGATTATCTGGCTCGTATGGCCGACAACTGGCGTTCGTATGAAAACCAGCAGTATGGTGATGCTTTTGATGGCTCTTTGCGGATTCAGGGACGGACAGCGGAAGACGGCAGTCAACTGCTTATTCCCTATTCAGCCGTTCCAAATGGTCGCCGGAAAGCTTTTAACACGGGTGTTTCGGTAAACAATCAGGTTAATTTCCAGGGTGGCGACGAAACCAGTTCGTTCTATATGTCGATTGAAAATCAATCCGTAAATGGGATTGTGCCTGGCGACAAAAGTAACCGGACAGGTACACGTCTGTCGGCCACGAAGGAATACGGTAAACTGACCGCCAGCTTTAACGCCGGTTATGTACAGGGTGTTTACAACCGCACATCGTCTGACTTCTATAACAACGTACTGAATCAGCCAGCTAACTTACCCCTGAGTGATCTGCGCAACTGGCAGACCAATCCATTGGCAAACCCGAACGGTTTTTATAATGATTATTATAACAACCCCTATTTCGAAGCCGACAATAACCGGTTGAACTACAAGGATGCCAACATTAACGGTAACCTGAATCTTACCCTCAAAGCCACGAACTGGTTATCGATTACAAACCGGGTGGGTATTATGAACAACTCCCGGACGGGTAAGAATACAACGGGTAAATTCACATATACTGACTGGGCGAAAAGCAAATCATTTATTCCGGCTCCGTTCTTCCGGGATGGTGATGGTACTGGTATCTACCGGGCTATTACGGATACTCCAGGTTCTGTATTAGATTATTCGGGTACTGAAAATGTTATCAATAACGAATTCCAGGTTCAGCTATCGAAAGACTTAGGCCCCCTATCAAATCGGTTAATTTTAGGTAACAGCTTATACCAGCGCACAACAAATAACATTGGCGTAGGATCAAACTCGATTGTCGTTCCAGATGTATATAACGTGTCGAACCGCCAGGGTATCCTGACAGGTGGACAGATTCTGACACAGGAACGTCGCCTTGGCTACTATGCCGACTTGACCATGAACTACAAGAACTACCTGATCGTGAATGGTTCGTTCCGTTTTGATCAGACATCTAAGTTCTACAAACCCAACCGTGCAGCTAATTTCTGGTCATATCCCTATTATGGAGCAGCCGTTTCGTTCATTGCTACCGATGCGTTCCCAAGCATTAAGAGCGAATTCCTGAACTATTTCAAGTTACGCGCTAATTACAACAAAAATGCCAACGACAATATTCCGTTGTATGGTCTGGATTTGACCTATCCAAATGGAACAAGCTTTCCATATGGCAGCACGGTTGGTCTGACGGTTGGTAATACACTGCCCGATCCAAACCTCAAACCTGAAACGGTTTACTCATCGGAAATTGGTGGTGAATTTCAATTGTTGAACAACCGAATTAATGTTGATGTATCGGCTTACACGCAAAATTCTAAAGGTCAGGTAATTACGGTTCGGGTTCCAAACTCGACCGGTTTCCAGAACCTGCTGATCAACGTGGGTGAAACGAAGAACTGGGGGTATGAAGCAGAAGTGAAATACCTGATTGCCAGAGGAGGCAAGTTCTCATGGGATGCCAGCGTTCGTTACTCCTATAACGACAACAAAGTTGTTGACCTCTACCCTGGCATTAACGAATTCCAGATTGGTGGTTTCTCGTATGCCAATACGAACGTGATTAAAGATCAGCGCTTTCCAATTCTGAAAACGGATGGCTATCAGTATGCACCGGATAACTCAGGTCGTGTTCTGGTGAATGCAACGACAGGATACCCACTTCGTAATACCTCGTTATTACCTCGTGGCGGTGTATTGCCACGGCACATTGCTGGGTTGGGTTCCAAAATGGAATACGGCAACTTCGGCTTTACGTTTAACTTCGAATACCGGGGTGGCAACGTAATGTTCAGTGATCTGGGCCGCCAGATGACGTTCACCGGAACAGGTAAATGGACGGAAGATCGTGCTCCTCACGTCTTCCCGAACTCAGCCATCCTGAACGCCGATGGCAGTGTATCAGCTAATGCGACAAACGTTCGTGAAGCTGAGTACTCTCTTTGGGTGGACAACTACCGGTTGATCTCGGAGAACTTTGTTACACCAGGCTGGTTCATCAAACTCAGAGATATTAACCTGTCGTATCGTGTACCACAAAGCCTGCTCACTAAAACGAAGCTTTTCTCTGGTGCCAGCATTGCGGTGTACGGACGGAACCTATTTACAATTGTTGACAAGCTGAATTACTACACAGATCCTGAATTCAGTTACCAGGGTAATCCTACTCCAGGTAGCCAGTCTACATCGACACCTACAACGAACTCCTCTGTTGGTATCGGTATTAATACGACGGGTCAAACGCCACCTGTGCGCCAGTATGGTGTAAACATCAATCTTACGTTTTAG
- a CDS encoding SusD/RagB family nutrient-binding outer membrane lipoprotein: MKFKILIIAALVTLAGSSCNTKQFLDINTNPNQLPTSLPNYVFTNALNTTATNIAGNTNGQGSNELGFYWSGQWTQGNGYIIVTSQFAYQFTNGDFNYWDSYYDNLEDYQFVINNADANNQKFLKGPSKVMKAMLFQQLVDLYGNIPYTDALKAAAVLAPKFDDQKAVYASLITALDEAIVDLKANPFSGSFGTSDIAFGGNTTKWIQFANSLKMRILIRQSKVSSLDSYIKTEINKIVTEGSGFLTGYDATIGGPSFFQPAAGQLNPVYDRWGYNETGAKRALNNFPRPTKFLIDNLKASGDTLRLKRIAYAAGGENSNTPGVSTKAEIAANYVGTPFGASSGYLPANTSSVGPSLLVKGEYNRAYVVMTASEVQFLLAEAKQRYTDVTLPSTAKAYFEEGIVQSFRVLGANTAGAAAFKGSKVVNYDWDASTDKLAAIAVQKWVALTNFSGLESWAEFRRTNLPVTPQSIQVPDTKRPTRLFYPNTEGGSNSANVTAQGTIDVFATKLFWDVD, translated from the coding sequence ATGAAATTCAAAATACTAATTATAGCTGCTTTAGTGACCTTGGCAGGTAGTAGTTGCAATACCAAACAATTTTTGGATATCAATACGAACCCAAACCAGTTGCCAACTTCATTACCGAACTATGTGTTTACCAATGCGCTGAATACAACAGCGACGAACATAGCCGGAAACACGAATGGACAGGGGTCGAACGAGCTTGGTTTTTACTGGTCAGGTCAGTGGACACAGGGAAATGGGTATATTATCGTTACGTCCCAATTTGCCTATCAATTCACCAACGGTGATTTTAATTATTGGGATAGTTATTACGACAATCTGGAAGATTATCAGTTTGTGATCAATAACGCTGATGCCAATAACCAGAAGTTTTTGAAAGGGCCTTCTAAGGTGATGAAAGCCATGCTATTTCAGCAACTGGTTGATCTGTATGGTAACATACCTTATACAGATGCGCTGAAAGCCGCTGCTGTACTGGCGCCAAAATTCGATGATCAGAAAGCTGTTTATGCATCCCTGATCACGGCACTGGACGAAGCGATTGTCGATTTAAAAGCGAATCCGTTCAGTGGCAGTTTCGGTACGTCGGATATTGCTTTTGGTGGTAACACGACGAAATGGATTCAATTCGCAAATTCCCTTAAGATGCGCATTCTGATTCGTCAGTCGAAAGTTTCGAGTCTGGATTCATACATCAAGACCGAAATCAATAAGATCGTAACAGAAGGTTCAGGATTTCTTACAGGATATGATGCCACTATTGGTGGCCCCTCTTTCTTCCAACCCGCAGCAGGGCAGTTAAACCCTGTTTATGACCGTTGGGGCTATAACGAGACAGGTGCTAAACGGGCATTGAATAACTTCCCACGGCCAACGAAATTTCTGATTGATAACCTGAAAGCATCCGGTGATACACTGCGGTTGAAACGGATAGCTTATGCTGCCGGTGGCGAAAACAGTAACACACCTGGAGTTAGCACGAAAGCTGAAATTGCGGCTAACTATGTGGGTACGCCATTTGGAGCCAGCTCTGGCTATTTACCTGCCAATACTTCATCTGTAGGACCAAGCCTGCTGGTGAAAGGTGAGTACAACCGGGCCTATGTTGTTATGACGGCGTCGGAAGTTCAGTTCCTGCTGGCAGAAGCTAAACAACGGTATACGGATGTTACCTTACCAAGTACAGCTAAGGCTTATTTTGAAGAAGGTATCGTACAATCGTTCCGCGTGTTGGGTGCTAATACTGCCGGTGCTGCTGCTTTCAAAGGTAGCAAAGTCGTGAATTATGACTGGGATGCCTCTACAGACAAACTAGCCGCTATTGCTGTCCAGAAATGGGTTGCCTTGACGAACTTCAGCGGTCTGGAATCATGGGCTGAATTCCGTCGGACTAATCTGCCGGTTACACCCCAAAGTATTCAGGTGCCTGATACGAAACGCCCAACTCGTCTCTTCTATCCGAACACAGAAGGAGGGTCAAACTCAGCAAACGTAACTGCACAAGGGACTATTGATGTTTTTGCAACTAAACTGTTCTGGGACGTTGATTAA
- the meaB gene encoding methylmalonyl Co-A mutase-associated GTPase MeaB — MRHRFAPDHYANAILAGDRLLLSQAITLIESRRADDQLLAQQVLERILPETGKSIRIGITGVPGVGKSTFIESFGTYLTSLGHRLAVLTVDPTSQRSGGSLLGDKTRMETLSMNPAAYIRPSPAGDSLGGVGHRTRETMLLCEAAGFDIILVETVGVGQSETVVHGMVDFFLLLMLAGAGDELQGMKRGIMELADALTITKADGDNQLHAKLARLEYQNALHLFPPTGMGWFPPVLTCSATTGIGIADVWVTIHEHQQLTTKNGYRARRRQEQQLTWFRSLLRQRLESRFYEQPGIYDNLIVIEEQVQAGAILPTLAVDMLLR, encoded by the coding sequence ATGCGCCACCGTTTCGCTCCTGATCATTACGCCAACGCAATCCTTGCCGGAGACCGATTGCTGTTGAGTCAGGCTATCACCCTCATTGAAAGCCGACGTGCCGACGATCAGCTTTTGGCGCAACAGGTGCTGGAGCGTATTTTACCAGAAACGGGAAAATCGATTCGCATTGGTATTACAGGAGTGCCGGGCGTAGGTAAAAGCACATTTATCGAATCGTTCGGCACCTACTTAACCAGCCTTGGCCATCGGCTGGCGGTATTAACGGTTGATCCAACCAGCCAGCGTTCGGGCGGCAGCCTGCTGGGCGACAAGACGCGCATGGAGACACTATCCATGAATCCAGCCGCTTATATTCGCCCCTCTCCTGCTGGTGATTCACTGGGGGGTGTTGGTCACCGCACCCGCGAAACAATGCTGCTATGTGAAGCGGCTGGTTTCGATATCATTCTGGTTGAAACCGTGGGTGTGGGGCAGTCCGAAACCGTTGTGCATGGCATGGTCGATTTCTTTTTGCTGCTCATGCTAGCGGGTGCGGGCGATGAATTACAGGGTATGAAACGCGGTATTATGGAATTGGCCGATGCACTCACAATCACTAAAGCGGATGGTGACAATCAACTCCACGCTAAACTTGCCCGGCTTGAATATCAGAATGCTCTTCACCTTTTTCCTCCTACAGGCATGGGCTGGTTTCCCCCCGTGCTCACCTGTTCAGCTACGACGGGTATAGGCATAGCGGATGTTTGGGTAACTATTCATGAGCATCAGCAATTGACTACGAAAAACGGCTATCGTGCCCGCCGACGGCAGGAGCAACAACTAACCTGGTTCCGGTCTTTACTTCGTCAACGACTGGAAAGCCGCTTTTACGAACAGCCGGGAATATATGACAACCTTATTGTTATTGAGGAACAGGTTCAGGCAGGGGCTATACTTCCAACCCTTGCTGTTGATATGCTATTGAGGTAA
- a CDS encoding 2-C-methyl-D-erythritol 4-phosphate cytidylyltransferase: protein MTDDLPLTTNFFAIIVAGGSGSRMKSDIPKQFLLLNGKPILQHTIERFLAVRLFEPIFLQTGTSQSELVNEGSLHVILVLPVRERSMWEKLCNEHNFHPNIQIIDGGSSRFQSVRNGLNAIQVPTGLVAVHDGVRPFVSPDIIRASFETAARTGSAVTCVPVKDSVRIVSADGVSQAVDRTQYRLVQTPQTFQLDLFRQAFKTDEQPFFTDCASVMEYAGFAITLIDGSYENIKITTPEDLR, encoded by the coding sequence ATGACAGACGACTTACCACTTACCACTAATTTTTTTGCCATCATTGTTGCTGGCGGCAGCGGCAGCCGGATGAAATCTGATATACCGAAGCAGTTCCTGCTCCTCAACGGTAAGCCTATCCTTCAGCATACTATCGAGCGATTTTTAGCGGTTCGACTCTTTGAGCCAATCTTTTTACAGACCGGAACCTCACAATCTGAACTAGTTAACGAAGGCTCTCTTCACGTTATCCTCGTTCTGCCCGTCCGTGAACGATCAATGTGGGAAAAACTTTGTAACGAACACAATTTTCACCCCAACATCCAGATCATTGACGGGGGTTCTTCACGCTTCCAGTCGGTGCGGAATGGCTTGAACGCGATTCAGGTGCCAACCGGATTAGTAGCCGTTCACGACGGGGTTCGGCCGTTCGTTTCACCAGACATTATTCGGGCTAGTTTTGAGACGGCCGCCCGTACTGGCTCGGCTGTAACCTGTGTGCCCGTGAAAGATTCTGTCCGGATTGTTAGCGCCGATGGTGTCAGTCAGGCTGTTGACCGTACTCAGTATCGACTGGTTCAAACTCCGCAGACCTTTCAACTGGATTTATTTCGGCAGGCGTTCAAAACCGACGAACAACCTTTTTTCACTGACTGTGCCAGTGTTATGGAATATGCCGGCTTCGCCATTACATTGATTGATGGATCTTACGAAAATATAAAGATCACAACGCCTGAGGATTTAAGATGA
- the queA gene encoding tRNA preQ1(34) S-adenosylmethionine ribosyltransferase-isomerase QueA codes for MKLSEFKFDLPESLIAKYPVERGESRLMVIDRKAKTIEHKQFSDMLSYFSDGDVMVINNTKVFPARLYGNKEKTGAKIEVFLLRELNREMKLWDVLVDPARKIRVGNKLYFGDSDLVAEVIDNTTSRGRTIRFLFDGNHEEFMKAVDELGETPIPREMNREAEEADRDAYQTVFAQHVGAVAAPTAGLHFTKAMMKRMEIKGIHFAPVTLHVGLGTFRQVDVEDLTKHKTDSENYRIPEESSKIVNTALDAGRRVCAVGTTSLKALESSVSANSRLKPVEGWTDKFIFPPYDFKIANSLLTSLHLPESILIMMTSAFGGHELIKEAYQVAIKEKYRFFSYGDAMLII; via the coding sequence ATGAAGTTATCCGAATTCAAATTTGATTTACCCGAAAGTCTTATAGCCAAATACCCGGTTGAGCGGGGTGAATCTCGGCTGATGGTCATAGACCGAAAAGCCAAAACTATTGAACACAAGCAGTTTTCGGATATGCTGAGTTATTTCAGCGATGGCGACGTGATGGTGATCAATAACACCAAAGTTTTTCCGGCACGGCTGTATGGCAATAAAGAGAAAACAGGTGCAAAAATTGAAGTTTTCCTCCTGCGCGAACTGAACCGCGAGATGAAACTTTGGGATGTACTTGTAGATCCCGCCCGTAAAATTCGGGTTGGCAACAAATTATATTTTGGTGATAGTGACCTAGTTGCCGAGGTAATTGATAATACAACTTCGCGTGGCCGGACAATTCGTTTTCTGTTCGATGGTAATCACGAGGAGTTCATGAAAGCCGTTGACGAATTGGGCGAAACTCCTATCCCCCGCGAAATGAACCGGGAAGCCGAAGAAGCTGACCGGGATGCGTATCAAACGGTTTTTGCCCAGCATGTAGGTGCTGTAGCCGCGCCAACTGCCGGGTTGCACTTTACCAAGGCCATGATGAAGCGGATGGAAATCAAAGGCATCCATTTTGCCCCCGTCACGCTGCACGTGGGTCTGGGTACATTCCGCCAAGTTGACGTTGAAGACTTGACCAAACACAAAACGGATTCTGAAAACTATCGGATTCCCGAAGAGTCGTCCAAGATTGTGAATACAGCTCTTGACGCAGGCAGACGTGTGTGTGCCGTTGGCACTACTTCACTGAAAGCCCTCGAATCATCAGTATCGGCAAACAGCCGGTTGAAGCCCGTTGAAGGCTGGACGGATAAGTTTATCTTCCCTCCATACGATTTCAAAATTGCCAATTCGTTGCTGACGAGTTTGCACCTTCCAGAATCTATTCTGATCATGATGACGAGCGCTTTTGGTGGTCACGAACTCATCAAGGAAGCCTATCAGGTGGCCATAAAGGAAAAGTATCGTTTCTTTAGCTATGGCGATGCCATGCTGATTATTTAA